Proteins encoded by one window of Cellvibrio sp. KY-GH-1:
- a CDS encoding flagellar hook-basal body complex protein FliE — protein MSSIVQVQQELLGRMDQIKQAASAGGPATAPAIAPASHFGVDGALNLGLERAAGTGSVDVGNQEGFRTAFEDVFKAVDAQQHKASAMAEAVDSGASDDLVGAMVESQKASVAFSALMQVRNKVTGAFEEVMRMPL, from the coding sequence ATGAGTTCAATTGTGCAAGTTCAACAGGAATTGCTTGGCCGCATGGACCAGATCAAGCAGGCAGCTAGCGCCGGCGGCCCCGCAACAGCCCCGGCCATTGCGCCGGCCAGCCACTTTGGTGTGGATGGTGCGCTGAACCTGGGTCTTGAACGGGCTGCAGGCACAGGCAGTGTTGACGTGGGCAACCAGGAAGGATTTCGCACCGCGTTTGAGGATGTCTTCAAGGCCGTAGATGCCCAGCAGCACAAGGCAAGCGCTATGGCCGAAGCGGTAGATTCCGGTGCGAGCGACGACCTGGTGGGCGCGATGGTGGAAAGCCAGAAAGCGAGTGTGGCGTTTTCGGCCCTGATGCAAGTGCGCAATAAAGTTACCGGCGCATTTGAAGAAGTTATGCGCATGCCGCTGTGA
- a CDS encoding sigma-54-dependent Fis family transcriptional regulator, producing the protein MSTNQATINTRFTGRNDRFADERLFDDKSFKRVQVAEVTSGAKPARKVMILGRPRDEAYSQLTASLEYTGCPLIHCAEFGELSSGLIASANMVFVFVSSFPGSSLFARVGALIAEAPQLSIIPVVEYADQEKAAALLEMGCVDYLLAPFSSSQLTLLLQRLESALAAEEIFVTRSRAGRRLLAMAQRVAMANAPILITGETGTGKEMMARYIHRFSAADDAPFIAVNCAAIPEQMLESLLFGHEKGAFTGATAAQPGKFELANGGTLLLDEIGELPLGLQAKLLRVLQEQKVERLGGHKEIPLNVRIIAATNRDLPLEVAEGRFRSDLMFRLDVLPLHISPLRERKDDVLPLASRLIRKHAPHEQRDDLLTQAACDALIAHNWPGNVRELENMLQRALVLRNGLFIQPQDLGLRAPTEANMPAIASISAEVSGKAALRASGKWAEYQHVIDTIRRFGGHKTKAAESLGMTPRALRYRLNAMREQGVQITF; encoded by the coding sequence ATGTCCACAAACCAGGCGACAATCAACACTCGCTTCACAGGCCGCAATGATCGATTTGCCGATGAGCGTCTGTTTGACGATAAAAGCTTCAAGCGGGTTCAGGTGGCGGAAGTTACCAGCGGCGCCAAGCCCGCACGCAAGGTGATGATTCTCGGTCGCCCGCGCGATGAGGCCTATAGCCAGTTAACTGCCAGCCTGGAATACACTGGCTGCCCGTTAATTCACTGCGCGGAATTTGGCGAGCTGAGTAGCGGGCTGATTGCCAGTGCCAATATGGTGTTTGTGTTTGTCAGCAGCTTCCCCGGTTCCAGCCTGTTTGCCCGCGTGGGTGCATTGATCGCTGAAGCTCCTCAGCTAAGCATTATTCCGGTGGTGGAATACGCCGATCAGGAAAAAGCGGCCGCCCTGCTGGAAATGGGCTGTGTGGATTATCTGCTCGCGCCCTTTAGCAGTTCGCAACTCACACTCTTGTTGCAGCGTTTGGAGTCCGCCCTGGCTGCAGAAGAGATTTTTGTCACTCGCTCGCGCGCTGGCCGCCGGTTGTTGGCGATGGCCCAGCGTGTGGCCATGGCGAATGCGCCCATCCTGATCACTGGCGAAACCGGAACCGGCAAAGAGATGATGGCGCGCTACATTCACCGCTTTTCAGCCGCGGACGATGCCCCTTTTATCGCGGTTAACTGTGCGGCGATTCCCGAGCAAATGCTCGAATCCCTGTTATTCGGTCACGAGAAAGGCGCCTTTACCGGAGCCACGGCGGCCCAACCGGGCAAGTTTGAATTGGCCAACGGCGGTACTTTGCTGCTGGATGAAATCGGCGAATTGCCGCTCGGCCTGCAAGCCAAGTTGTTGCGCGTATTGCAGGAACAGAAAGTAGAGCGCCTCGGCGGCCACAAAGAAATCCCCCTGAATGTGCGCATTATCGCCGCGACCAACCGCGACTTGCCGCTGGAAGTAGCTGAGGGACGGTTCCGTTCGGATTTGATGTTCCGGTTAGATGTTCTGCCACTCCACATCAGCCCGCTACGCGAACGCAAAGACGATGTGCTGCCACTGGCCAGCCGCTTGATTCGCAAACACGCGCCCCATGAACAGCGCGACGACCTTTTAACCCAAGCTGCCTGCGATGCGCTGATTGCGCACAACTGGCCGGGCAATGTACGCGAACTGGAAAATATGTTGCAGCGCGCCCTGGTGCTGCGCAATGGCTTGTTTATCCAGCCACAGGATTTGGGCTTGCGTGCGCCCACCGAAGCCAACATGCCGGCAATAGCATCGATCAGCGCCGAAGTCAGTGGTAAAGCCGCGCTGCGTGCCAGCGGCAAATGGGCTGAATACCAACACGTTATCGACACCATCCGCCGTTTTGGCGGCCACAAAACCAAGGCGGCGGAAAGCCTGGGGATGACCCCGCGCGCGTTGCGCTATCGCCTGAATGCCATGCGCGAGCAGGGTGTGCAGATTACGTTTTGA